In Acetobacteroides hydrogenigenes, a genomic segment contains:
- the trkA gene encoding Trk system potassium transporter TrkA encodes MKIIIAGAGEVGTHLAKMLSYEYHDLVVIDDDEQRRKQLALNVDVPCIAGSPSSFEMLSQAGVEKADLFIAVTPSEETNIISASLAKRLGARKVIARIDKNEYLLPSNKEVFVDMGIDYLYYPEKIAGREVVDLLSQSFSTEFVDFANKKLKLIVFKLEDSSPIINKTLLQATASRTNLNYRAVAISRNGETIIPTATERFKVGDIIYVITNEAGAPELVRYTGKSPLEIKNVMILGGSRIGIWIARDLENKVGVKMVEISRDRCQKLVDELPHTLVLNGDGRNSDFLIEEGLEHVDAFIAVTGNSEINILACMLAKRLGVRKTIAEIENLDYIKLAESVGVDTVINKKLITAGRIFRFTMSTDVQSIKVLSGSDAEVMEFIVKPSSPAVRGPVKTINFPKDAMIGGLVRGDLSIIVTGDTVILPYDRVVVFALPSAINKIGRYFN; translated from the coding sequence ATGAAAATAATAATTGCAGGAGCAGGCGAAGTGGGAACGCATCTCGCTAAGATGCTGAGCTACGAGTATCACGACCTAGTGGTAATTGATGACGATGAGCAGCGCAGAAAGCAGCTTGCTTTAAATGTAGATGTGCCATGTATTGCAGGAAGCCCGTCTTCATTTGAAATGCTTTCGCAGGCAGGGGTAGAGAAGGCTGATCTTTTTATTGCCGTCACCCCTTCTGAGGAAACTAATATCATTTCGGCATCGCTTGCAAAAAGGCTTGGAGCTCGAAAGGTAATTGCTCGTATAGATAAAAATGAGTATCTGCTACCTAGCAACAAGGAGGTATTTGTAGATATGGGCATTGACTATCTTTACTATCCAGAAAAAATTGCTGGTCGAGAGGTGGTCGATCTTCTTAGCCAATCCTTCTCAACAGAATTTGTCGATTTTGCCAATAAAAAGCTGAAGCTAATCGTCTTTAAGCTCGAAGATTCATCTCCAATTATTAATAAAACATTGCTGCAGGCAACTGCATCTCGAACCAATTTAAACTATAGGGCTGTTGCTATCTCGCGTAATGGCGAGACAATAATACCAACAGCCACCGAGCGGTTTAAGGTTGGCGATATTATTTATGTTATTACCAACGAAGCTGGAGCTCCAGAACTGGTTAGGTATACGGGGAAGTCGCCATTAGAGATAAAGAACGTGATGATTCTTGGTGGAAGCCGTATTGGAATTTGGATTGCCCGAGATCTGGAGAATAAGGTTGGGGTAAAGATGGTGGAGATTAGCCGCGATCGTTGTCAGAAGCTTGTAGATGAACTTCCACATACGCTGGTGCTTAACGGTGATGGCCGTAACTCCGACTTCCTGATAGAGGAAGGCCTTGAGCATGTTGATGCCTTTATTGCAGTTACCGGTAATTCGGAAATCAACATATTGGCTTGTATGCTTGCAAAGCGCTTGGGCGTTCGGAAAACGATTGCCGAAATCGAGAATCTCGACTACATTAAGCTTGCCGAAAGTGTTGGCGTAGATACGGTGATCAACAAAAAGTTGATAACTGCCGGACGCATCTTCCGATTTACTATGAGTACCGATGTTCAATCGATTAAGGTGCTTTCGGGATCGGATGCCGAGGTTATGGAGTTCATCGTAAAGCCAAGTAGTCCTGCCGTTCGTGGTCCGGTTAAAACAATTAACTTCCCTAAGGATGCCATGATTGGAGGCTTGGTTCGTGGCGATTTGAGCATAATTGTTACAGGAGATACCGTTATCCTGCCCTACGATAGGGTGGTGGTGTTTGCGCTGCCGTCGGCAATCAATAAGATAGGACGATATTTCAACTAG
- a CDS encoding LytR/AlgR family response regulator transcription factor, whose protein sequence is MDAIKAIIVDDERAAVESLSIMLEKYCDDLSVVATALSVSEAKREIVRYMPDVVFLDIMMPEGSGFDILEELPDRSFDIVFVTAYNDLAIKALKYCAIDFIQKPVCKDELTKAIEKVKNNKGIVRNSSLQYAVLFENLGNELPQKLCLTTPSGVEVVDIEQVIAFEAVEDGVVAHILNGRTVESDKGIDDLEDTVIDNLFFRVTNELLLNLKNVEIISKNEIFMRGGLCFKVPTDRIGDIKIRYGNPPY, encoded by the coding sequence ATGGACGCGATAAAGGCAATTATAGTGGATGACGAACGAGCAGCAGTGGAATCGCTTAGCATCATGCTTGAGAAGTATTGTGATGACTTGAGCGTTGTTGCAACTGCTTTATCGGTAAGCGAAGCAAAAAGGGAAATTGTAAGGTATATGCCCGATGTTGTTTTTCTGGACATTATGATGCCCGAGGGGTCGGGTTTTGACATATTAGAAGAACTTCCTGATCGAAGTTTTGATATTGTTTTTGTGACAGCATACAATGATTTGGCGATAAAGGCACTAAAGTATTGTGCTATTGATTTTATTCAAAAACCGGTTTGTAAGGATGAACTTACAAAGGCTATCGAAAAGGTGAAGAATAACAAGGGAATAGTTAGGAATTCTTCGCTACAATATGCCGTTTTGTTCGAAAACTTGGGGAACGAACTTCCCCAAAAGCTATGCTTAACAACACCATCAGGTGTTGAAGTTGTAGATATAGAACAAGTAATAGCCTTTGAAGCAGTAGAGGATGGGGTTGTTGCTCATATTCTTAATGGTAGAACTGTAGAGTCGGATAAGGGTATTGATGATCTTGAGGATACGGTGATCGACAATCTGTTTTTCAGAGTAACTAATGAACTTTTGCTGAACCTCAAGAATGTAGAGATTATCTCTAAGAATGAAATATTTATGCGTGGTGGTCTCTGCTTTAAGGTGCCTACGGATAGGATTGGTGATATAAAAATAAGATATGGTAATCCGCCTTATTAA
- the queC gene encoding 7-cyano-7-deazaguanine synthase QueC, with product MTALEMYEKSVTGKKALVIFSGGQDSTTCLLWALKRFDEVRAISYRYGQRHDVELDLAADICAQLGVVQTVVDLSAQFAELNESALLTATEDVNEETSRGLPASFVPNRNLIFLVYAHTFAQKIGFDTLVTGVCQTDYSGYPDCRYDFVQAAKSTMNMASEVNIEVETPIMWLNKAETFMLADLCGGIDIIVGKTLTCYNAELTMNRYGFGCGKCNACLLREKGYDEYVAMKR from the coding sequence ATGACAGCATTAGAGATGTACGAAAAATCGGTAACGGGGAAGAAGGCTTTGGTTATTTTTTCAGGAGGGCAGGATAGCACAACCTGTTTGCTTTGGGCCCTTAAGCGTTTTGATGAGGTACGCGCCATTAGCTATCGCTATGGGCAGCGGCATGATGTAGAGCTGGACTTAGCCGCTGATATCTGCGCTCAGCTGGGGGTAGTGCAAACAGTCGTAGATCTATCGGCCCAATTTGCAGAGCTCAACGAGTCGGCATTGCTTACCGCTACCGAAGACGTGAACGAGGAAACCTCGCGTGGGCTTCCAGCTTCGTTTGTTCCTAACCGAAACCTTATATTTTTGGTATACGCCCACACTTTTGCTCAAAAAATTGGGTTTGACACGCTGGTTACTGGTGTTTGCCAAACCGACTATTCGGGCTATCCCGACTGTCGCTACGACTTTGTTCAGGCGGCTAAGAGCACCATGAATATGGCTAGCGAGGTGAACATAGAGGTTGAAACGCCAATTATGTGGCTTAATAAGGCTGAAACGTTTATGCTTGCTGATCTTTGCGGTGGGATTGATATCATCGTAGGTAAAACGCTTACCTGCTATAATGCAGAACTTACCATGAACCGCTACGGCTTTGGCTGCGGTAAGTGCAACGCCTGTTTACTAAGAGAAAAGGGCTACGACGAGTATGTTGCTATGAAAAGGTAG
- the def gene encoding peptide deformylase codes for MILPIYVYGSPVLKKVAGNIDPNYEGLEAFLKDMWETMYHADGVGLAAPQVGKSVRVFVIDGSGFAEEDPRLENFKKTFINAQILERSGEPWPFNEGCLSLPGLREDVYRESSIKIKYQDENFVEHVEVYDGIAARIIQHEYDHLDGILFVDRLSPLRKRLVKGKLTAMAKGKFSADYKCKQG; via the coding sequence ATGATACTGCCAATTTATGTTTATGGATCGCCTGTGCTAAAGAAGGTAGCAGGGAATATCGATCCAAACTACGAAGGGTTAGAAGCCTTCTTAAAGGATATGTGGGAGACAATGTACCATGCAGACGGAGTGGGGCTCGCAGCGCCTCAGGTTGGAAAGTCGGTTAGGGTGTTTGTTATAGATGGAAGCGGATTTGCAGAAGAAGACCCTCGATTGGAGAATTTTAAGAAAACGTTCATCAACGCTCAAATATTGGAGCGTAGCGGAGAGCCTTGGCCTTTTAACGAGGGGTGCTTAAGCCTACCCGGTTTGCGCGAGGATGTTTATCGTGAGTCTTCCATAAAGATTAAGTATCAGGATGAAAACTTCGTAGAGCATGTAGAAGTATATGATGGCATAGCGGCACGAATTATTCAGCATGAGTACGACCATCTGGATGGGATACTTTTTGTTGATCGCCTTTCTCCGTTGAGAAAAAGGCTTGTAAAGGGTAAGCTAACTGCTATGGCAAAGGGCAAGTTTAGTGCCGACTATAAGTGTAAGCAAGGATAG
- the ruvX gene encoding Holliday junction resolvase RuvX, with the protein MGRLLAIDYGRKRVGIAVTDPMQLIATGLCTIPANEIIAFLKNYLSKESVDCIVVGLPKQMNNSDSESMVYIKPFLKLLAKHFPETKVDAYDERFTSKIAQQAILDGGVKKMDRREKSLVDMVSATIILQSYMQSKELRKF; encoded by the coding sequence TTGGGACGATTACTTGCAATTGATTATGGGAGAAAGAGAGTCGGTATAGCGGTTACCGATCCAATGCAGCTAATTGCAACGGGGCTTTGTACAATCCCAGCGAATGAAATAATTGCTTTCTTAAAGAACTACCTAAGTAAAGAAAGCGTAGATTGTATTGTTGTTGGGCTGCCTAAGCAGATGAACAACAGCGATTCGGAGTCGATGGTTTACATAAAACCTTTTCTTAAGCTGCTTGCCAAACATTTTCCTGAAACTAAGGTTGATGCATACGATGAGCGCTTTACATCGAAAATTGCTCAACAAGCGATATTAGATGGAGGTGTGAAAAAGATGGATCGTCGAGAGAAATCGCTGGTGGATATGGTTAGCGCTACGATCATCCTGCAGTCGTACATGCAAAGTAAGGAGTTACGAAAATTTTGA